The following proteins are co-located in the Pseudarthrobacter siccitolerans genome:
- a CDS encoding FKBP-type peptidyl-prolyl cis-trans isomerase, giving the protein MRRLLAILLPALLLLTACGGSSAEPEPTSKSAGETAKFDSLKLTDNGDKKAPGVEFDKPLEVADPTIKVVAEGSGEPVKANQIANISILAVNGSDGSTLEDTFASEPEPLELNEELKTGSEVIYNAFVGAKVGSSLALAVPGQQGAAAPSPSGGASPSPAAPAQPTQLLIIKILSASDVTPALEKPEGETVTPPAGLPTVTEKDGIPEISVEGAAAPTALVSQDLIKGKGATVKETDTLTVNYVGVTLVGGTKFDSSFDRGEPASFPLTGVIKGWTQGLAGKTVGSRVLLVIPKDLAYGDAGQGEAKGDLVFVVDILGAK; this is encoded by the coding sequence GTGCGCCGACTACTAGCAATCCTCCTTCCCGCTCTGCTGCTGTTGACCGCCTGCGGCGGCTCGTCGGCAGAGCCGGAACCCACCAGCAAGTCTGCCGGTGAGACTGCGAAGTTCGACTCCCTCAAACTGACTGATAACGGGGACAAGAAGGCCCCTGGTGTGGAATTCGACAAACCGCTGGAAGTCGCTGACCCCACCATCAAGGTAGTCGCCGAGGGGAGCGGCGAACCAGTGAAGGCGAACCAGATCGCCAACATCTCCATCCTTGCCGTGAACGGCAGCGACGGATCGACGCTGGAGGATACGTTCGCCAGCGAGCCCGAACCCCTCGAACTGAACGAGGAACTGAAGACCGGCAGCGAGGTCATCTACAACGCATTCGTTGGCGCCAAGGTAGGTTCAAGCCTTGCCTTGGCTGTGCCGGGCCAGCAGGGTGCCGCCGCCCCCAGCCCCTCCGGCGGGGCCAGCCCCAGCCCAGCCGCCCCAGCCCAGCCCACACAGCTGCTGATCATCAAAATCCTTTCTGCCTCCGACGTGACACCTGCACTGGAGAAGCCCGAAGGTGAAACCGTGACCCCGCCAGCAGGCCTGCCAACCGTCACTGAAAAAGACGGCATCCCCGAGATCTCGGTTGAAGGTGCAGCGGCCCCCACTGCCCTCGTGTCCCAGGACCTGATCAAGGGCAAGGGCGCCACGGTGAAGGAAACCGACACCCTGACCGTGAACTACGTGGGCGTCACATTGGTGGGCGGAACCAAGTTCGACTCGAGCTTCGACCGCGGTGAACCCGCATCCTTCCCGCTCACCGGCGTCATCAAGGGCTGGACGCAGGGCCTGGCCGGCAAGACCGTAGGCTCCCGCGTCCTGCTGGTCATCCCCAAGGACCTGGCCTACGGCGACGCCGGGCAGGGGGAGGCCAAGGGCGACCTTGTCTTCGTAGTGGACATCCTTGGAGCCAAGTAG
- the prcB gene encoding proteasome subunit beta: MQESTANQVAANATSSFTEHLQRDRPELLPYNKGLQAGVPGAAPLQVPHATTIVALSYAGGVLMAGDRRATMGNVIASRHIEKVFPADRYSVLGIAGTAGIAIDLTRLFQVELEHYEKIEGTLLSLEGKANRLGAMIRGNLPLALQGLAVVPLFAGFDTSAGVGRLFSYDVTGGRYEEHEHHTVGSGSVFARGALKKLWRPNLSAAEAVAVAVEALYDAADDDSATGGPDTVRKLWPVIYTVDRTGARRVAEDELAAVAGNVIEARTNAGREA; encoded by the coding sequence GTGCAGGAATCAACCGCCAACCAGGTAGCCGCCAACGCCACCTCATCCTTCACGGAACATCTGCAGCGGGACCGGCCGGAACTCCTGCCCTATAACAAGGGGCTTCAGGCCGGCGTGCCCGGCGCCGCTCCGCTGCAGGTACCGCATGCCACCACCATCGTTGCGTTGAGCTACGCCGGCGGTGTGCTGATGGCCGGGGACCGCCGGGCCACCATGGGCAACGTGATTGCCAGCAGGCACATTGAAAAAGTCTTCCCCGCGGACCGTTACTCGGTCCTGGGCATCGCCGGCACTGCCGGCATCGCCATCGACCTCACCCGCCTCTTCCAGGTAGAACTCGAACACTACGAGAAGATCGAAGGCACCCTCCTCAGCCTTGAAGGCAAAGCCAACCGGCTGGGGGCAATGATCCGCGGCAACCTGCCCCTGGCCCTGCAGGGGCTCGCCGTGGTACCCCTCTTCGCAGGCTTCGACACCAGCGCCGGCGTCGGCAGGCTTTTCTCCTATGACGTCACGGGCGGCAGGTACGAGGAACACGAGCATCACACGGTGGGCTCCGGTTCAGTCTTTGCCCGGGGCGCCTTGAAGAAACTCTGGCGCCCCAACCTGAGCGCGGCAGAAGCCGTCGCCGTCGCCGTCGAGGCCCTCTACGATGCGGCCGACGACGACTCCGCCACCGGCGGTCCGGACACCGTCCGAAAGCTGTGGCCCGTGATTTACACCGTGGACAGGACAGGTGCCCGGCGGGTGGCTGAGGACGAACTCGCCGCCGTGGCCGGAAACGTCATCGAGGCCCGCACCAACGCCGGACGGGAGGCCTGA
- the arc gene encoding proteasome ATPase, producing the protein METPNQDSGRTPAEQSAANDLSVADRQVNILRDKLRHIDRQLAAATQNNTKLVTMLEAAKAEILRLKNALDQEGQPPYSFGTILQLNPRRQASPGNSGQAATEESVDIFNAGRKMRVGISPLVNINQLAVGQEVLLNEALLVVAGLGYERAGELATLKEMLGADRVLVVGRADEERVVRLSGALLAEKLRVGDALSIDSRTGYALEKVPRSEVENLVLEEVPDITYEDIGGLGPQIEQIRDAVELPFLHPDLYREHGLKAPKGILLYGPPGCGKTLIAKAVANSLAARAAERSGNVDLKSYFLNIKGPELLDKYVGETERHIRLIFSRAREKASDGSPVVVFFDEMDSLFRTRGTGISSDVETTIVPQLLSEIDGVERLDNVIVIGASNREDMIDPAILRPGRLDVKVKIHRPDAEAAADIFNKYITTDLPFHESDLAEHNGDVQATVDAMVQRTVEAMYSTDKSNEFLEVTYANGDTEMLYFKDFNSGAVVQNVVDRAKKYAIKDLLTLHQKGLRIEHLLRAVVDEFREHEDMPNTTNPDDWARISGKKGERITYIRTIVQGKAGQEPGKSIETMPTTGQYL; encoded by the coding sequence ATGGAGACGCCAAACCAGGACTCCGGACGTACACCGGCAGAGCAGTCTGCCGCCAACGACCTCTCGGTTGCCGACCGCCAGGTCAACATCCTCCGGGACAAGCTCAGGCACATCGACCGCCAGTTGGCTGCGGCAACGCAGAACAACACCAAGCTGGTCACCATGCTTGAAGCCGCGAAGGCCGAGATTCTCCGGCTGAAGAACGCGTTGGACCAGGAAGGACAGCCTCCCTACAGCTTCGGCACCATTCTTCAGCTGAACCCCCGGCGGCAGGCCTCTCCGGGCAACAGCGGGCAGGCCGCCACGGAAGAATCGGTAGACATTTTTAATGCCGGGCGGAAGATGCGGGTGGGCATCAGCCCGCTGGTGAACATCAACCAGCTGGCGGTGGGCCAGGAAGTCCTCCTCAACGAGGCCCTCCTCGTCGTGGCCGGACTTGGCTACGAGCGTGCCGGCGAACTCGCCACCCTGAAGGAGATGCTCGGAGCCGACCGCGTCCTCGTGGTGGGACGGGCCGACGAAGAACGGGTGGTCCGGCTTTCCGGAGCCCTGCTGGCCGAAAAGCTCCGGGTGGGCGATGCCCTCTCGATCGATTCCAGGACCGGGTACGCGCTGGAGAAGGTGCCCCGGTCCGAGGTGGAAAACCTGGTCCTGGAAGAAGTCCCGGACATTACGTACGAGGACATCGGCGGGCTCGGGCCGCAGATCGAACAGATCCGCGACGCCGTGGAACTCCCGTTCCTGCACCCAGACCTTTACCGGGAACACGGGCTGAAGGCGCCCAAAGGCATCCTGCTGTACGGCCCGCCCGGCTGCGGCAAGACCCTCATCGCCAAGGCCGTGGCCAATTCGCTTGCCGCCCGCGCCGCAGAGCGCTCCGGAAACGTGGACCTGAAAAGCTACTTCCTGAACATCAAGGGCCCGGAGCTCCTGGATAAGTACGTGGGCGAAACCGAGCGGCACATCCGCCTCATCTTTTCCCGGGCACGGGAAAAGGCCTCGGACGGCAGCCCCGTAGTGGTGTTTTTCGACGAGATGGACTCGCTGTTCCGCACCCGTGGCACAGGCATCTCCTCCGACGTCGAAACAACCATCGTGCCCCAGCTGCTGAGCGAGATCGACGGCGTGGAACGCCTGGACAACGTCATTGTCATTGGCGCATCCAACCGGGAGGACATGATCGACCCCGCCATCCTGCGGCCCGGCCGGCTGGACGTCAAGGTCAAGATCCACCGCCCGGATGCCGAGGCCGCTGCTGACATCTTCAACAAATACATCACCACGGACCTGCCCTTCCACGAGTCCGACCTCGCCGAGCACAACGGCGACGTCCAGGCCACCGTGGACGCCATGGTCCAGCGGACTGTGGAAGCCATGTATTCCACCGACAAGTCGAATGAGTTCCTGGAAGTCACCTACGCCAACGGCGACACCGAAATGCTGTACTTCAAGGACTTCAACTCCGGTGCCGTAGTCCAGAACGTGGTGGACCGGGCCAAGAAGTACGCCATCAAGGATCTCCTCACCCTCCACCAGAAGGGGCTCCGGATCGAGCACCTACTCAGGGCTGTGGTGGACGAATTCCGCGAACACGAAGACATGCCCAACACCACCAATCCGGACGACTGGGCACGCATTTCCGGCAAGAAGGGCGAACGCATCACCTACATCCGCACCATCGTCCAGGGCAAAGCCGGCCAAGAGCCAGGAAAGTCCATCGAAACCATGCCGACCACAGGGCAGTATCTATGA
- the prcA gene encoding proteasome subunit alpha has protein sequence MTQQFYVSPEQLMKDRADFARKGIARGRSVAVISCADGIALVAENPSPSLHKIGEIYDKIAFAAVGKYNEFESLRQAGVRYADVRGYSYDREDVTARGLASVYAQSLGAVFTAEQKPFEVELAVAEVGPTQAEDHLYRLTFDGSIADEHQFVVMGGQADKVSSAIDEGWRSSLSFADALRLAMAALVPATESDARPKALPATAVEVAVLDRQSESSRGSRRAFRRLHDADITALLA, from the coding sequence ATGACGCAGCAGTTTTATGTATCACCTGAGCAACTGATGAAGGACCGTGCGGATTTCGCACGGAAGGGCATCGCCCGGGGCAGGTCAGTCGCCGTGATCAGCTGCGCGGACGGCATCGCGCTGGTGGCCGAGAACCCCTCGCCGTCCCTGCACAAGATCGGCGAAATCTACGACAAGATCGCGTTCGCGGCCGTCGGGAAATACAACGAATTCGAAAGCCTCCGCCAGGCCGGCGTGCGGTATGCGGACGTCCGCGGCTACTCCTATGACCGTGAGGACGTCACCGCCCGCGGCCTTGCCAGTGTTTACGCCCAGAGCCTGGGCGCCGTCTTCACCGCGGAACAAAAGCCCTTCGAAGTGGAACTGGCAGTAGCGGAGGTAGGCCCCACCCAGGCTGAGGACCACCTCTACCGGCTGACCTTCGACGGTTCCATCGCGGATGAACACCAGTTCGTCGTGATGGGCGGACAGGCGGACAAGGTCTCGTCAGCCATTGATGAAGGCTGGCGCAGTTCACTCAGCTTCGCCGATGCCCTGCGGCTCGCCATGGCCGCCCTCGTCCCGGCCACGGAATCTGATGCCCGGCCGAAGGCGCTGCCTGCCACGGCGGTGGAAGTTGCCGTCCTGGACAGGCAGTCGGAGAGCTCACGGGGCTCACGGCGCGCCTTCCGCCGGTTGCACGACGCGGACATAACTGCACTGCTGGCCTAG
- a CDS encoding FKBP-type peptidyl-prolyl cis-trans isomerase, with the protein MSFGQREFDRQKPEIDFPEGDVPTELVITDLIEGDGREAQAGDTVSTHYVGVAWSTGEEFDASWGRGAPLDFRVGVGQVIQGWDQGLLGMKVGGRRRLEIPSELAYGSRGAGGAIAPNEALIFVVDLVAVR; encoded by the coding sequence ATGTCTTTTGGACAGCGGGAATTTGACCGCCAGAAGCCCGAGATCGATTTTCCCGAGGGCGACGTCCCCACGGAACTGGTCATCACCGACCTCATTGAGGGAGACGGCCGCGAAGCCCAGGCCGGGGACACCGTCTCCACGCACTACGTGGGCGTCGCCTGGTCCACCGGCGAGGAATTCGACGCCTCATGGGGCCGCGGCGCGCCGCTGGACTTCCGGGTAGGCGTTGGCCAGGTCATCCAGGGCTGGGACCAGGGCCTCCTGGGCATGAAGGTAGGCGGCCGCCGCCGCCTGGAAATCCCCTCCGAGCTTGCCTACGGCTCCCGTGGCGCCGGCGGAGCCATCGCCCCCAACGAAGCCCTGATCTTCGTGGTTGACCTCGTAGCAGTGCGCTGA
- the pafA gene encoding Pup--protein ligase, with protein sequence MDKRIFGIETEFGISYSSPDSRPLAPEEVARYLFRKVVSWGRSSNVFLTNGSRLYLDVGSHPEYATAECDDLAQLIAHDRAGELILDDLVDEAQARLAAEGFNGTVYLFKNNTDSAGNSYGSHENYLIPRRGEFSRLAEILIPFLVTRQLIAGAGKILKTPHGATFAFSQRADHIWEGVSSATTRSRPIINTRDEPHADAEFYRRLHVIVGDSNMSEATALMKVGTVDLVLRMIEAGVIMRDMRMENPIRSIREISHDLSGRALVRLANGRQLTALEIQQEYLTKVTAFVKEHGAHNPHVPLILDLWERTLKAIESGDTRGIDTEIDWAIKKKLMDNYRERHGLGLDAPRIAQLDLTYHDISRSRGLYYLLQSRGAVRRIVDDTVIKDAVDAPPQTTRAKLRGDFVRRAQELGRDYTVDWVHLKLNDRAHQTILCKDPFRSVDDRVDALLDSMG encoded by the coding sequence ATGGACAAGAGAATCTTCGGTATCGAAACGGAATTCGGGATTTCGTATTCCAGCCCCGATTCGAGGCCTCTTGCCCCGGAGGAGGTGGCCCGGTACCTCTTCCGCAAGGTGGTCAGCTGGGGCCGGTCATCCAACGTTTTCCTGACCAACGGCTCGCGGCTGTACCTGGACGTAGGGTCCCACCCCGAATATGCCACGGCCGAGTGTGACGACCTCGCCCAGTTGATCGCCCACGACCGTGCCGGTGAACTGATCCTGGATGACCTGGTGGACGAGGCCCAGGCCCGGCTCGCGGCGGAGGGCTTTAACGGCACTGTCTACCTGTTCAAGAACAACACGGACTCGGCCGGCAACTCCTACGGCAGCCACGAAAACTACTTGATTCCCCGGCGCGGGGAATTCTCCAGGCTCGCCGAGATCCTGATTCCTTTCTTGGTCACCCGGCAGCTTATCGCCGGCGCCGGAAAGATCCTCAAGACCCCGCACGGGGCCACTTTCGCGTTCTCCCAGCGGGCGGACCACATCTGGGAAGGCGTTTCCTCCGCCACCACCCGGTCCCGGCCCATCATCAACACCAGGGATGAGCCGCACGCTGACGCTGAGTTCTACCGGCGGCTGCACGTTATCGTCGGAGACTCAAACATGTCCGAAGCCACGGCCCTGATGAAGGTGGGCACGGTGGACCTGGTACTGCGCATGATCGAGGCAGGAGTGATCATGCGGGACATGCGGATGGAGAATCCCATCCGCAGTATCCGGGAGATCTCCCACGACCTCAGCGGCCGTGCACTGGTCCGCCTGGCCAACGGGCGCCAGCTGACGGCACTGGAGATCCAGCAGGAGTACCTCACCAAGGTCACGGCGTTCGTCAAAGAGCACGGCGCCCACAACCCGCATGTTCCCCTGATCCTCGACCTGTGGGAGCGGACGCTGAAGGCCATCGAAAGCGGTGACACGCGCGGCATCGATACCGAGATCGACTGGGCCATCAAAAAGAAGCTGATGGACAACTACCGCGAACGCCACGGACTGGGCTTGGACGCCCCGCGGATAGCCCAGCTGGACCTGACCTACCACGACATTTCCCGCAGCCGCGGACTGTATTACCTGCTGCAGTCCCGTGGGGCAGTCCGGCGGATCGTGGACGATACCGTGATCAAGGACGCCGTCGACGCACCGCCGCAAACGACGCGCGCGAAACTGCGTGGTGATTTCGTCCGGCGGGCCCAGGAGTTGGGCCGGGACTACACCGTGGACTGGGTGCACCTGAAACTGAATGACCGGGCGCACCAGACCATTCTGTGCAAGGATCCTTTCCGCAGCGTTGATGACCGGGTGGATGCCCTGCTGGACTCTATGGGCTGA
- a CDS encoding tRNA (adenine-N1)-methyltransferase, translating into MSSETAVNEAAAAAQSGVAAGGSQPVGAARRRGPFREGERVQLTDERGRMNTITLESGGAFHTHRGFLNHDEIIGKVDGSVVVNNVGQQYQTLRPLLSDFVLSMPRGAAVVYPKDAGQIVTMADIFPGARVVEAGVGSGALSISLLRAVGDNGYLHSFERREEFADIARGNVETIFGGPHPAWQITLGDFQEEVVRTEQPGSVDRVVLDMLAPWECLDAVATVLAPGGVWINYVATVTQLSRTAEAIRADGRFTEPDAWESMVRGWHLEGLAVRPDHRMVAHTGFLLVTRRLADGVTGISVKRRPSKTDFNEEDVNAWTPGAVGERLVSDKKLRRAARDAIAGTNVVDTP; encoded by the coding sequence ATGAGCAGCGAAACTGCCGTCAACGAAGCCGCCGCAGCAGCCCAATCCGGTGTTGCCGCCGGAGGCTCGCAGCCGGTGGGAGCTGCCCGTCGCCGGGGTCCTTTCCGGGAAGGCGAACGCGTCCAGCTGACTGACGAGCGGGGCCGCATGAACACGATCACCCTTGAAAGCGGCGGCGCGTTCCACACCCACCGCGGCTTCCTGAACCACGATGAGATCATCGGCAAGGTGGACGGTTCTGTAGTGGTCAACAACGTTGGCCAGCAGTACCAGACACTGCGCCCGCTGCTCTCTGATTTCGTCCTCTCCATGCCCCGCGGCGCTGCCGTTGTCTATCCCAAGGACGCAGGCCAGATTGTCACCATGGCGGACATCTTCCCGGGTGCGCGCGTGGTTGAAGCCGGAGTAGGCTCAGGCGCCCTGTCCATCTCACTGCTCAGGGCGGTTGGAGACAACGGCTACCTGCATTCTTTCGAGCGGCGTGAAGAATTCGCGGACATCGCCCGCGGCAACGTGGAGACCATCTTCGGCGGCCCCCACCCTGCATGGCAGATCACCCTGGGCGACTTCCAGGAGGAAGTTGTCCGGACCGAGCAGCCCGGCTCGGTGGACCGAGTGGTCCTGGACATGCTCGCCCCCTGGGAATGCCTGGACGCCGTGGCCACGGTCCTGGCACCGGGAGGCGTGTGGATCAACTACGTCGCCACCGTCACCCAGCTCTCCCGGACGGCCGAGGCCATCCGCGCCGACGGCCGGTTCACCGAACCCGACGCCTGGGAATCCATGGTGCGCGGCTGGCACCTCGAGGGCCTGGCCGTCCGCCCGGATCACCGGATGGTGGCCCACACCGGATTCCTGCTGGTCACGCGCCGGCTGGCAGACGGTGTCACGGGCATTTCGGTGAAGCGCCGCCCCTCCAAGACGGACTTCAACGAAGAGGATGTCAACGCCTGGACACCCGGCGCCGTGGGGGAGCGGCTGGTGTCGGACAAGAAGCTCCGGCGCGCCGCCAGGGACGCGATTGCGGGCACAAACGTCGTGGACACACCTTAG
- a CDS encoding ubiquitin-like protein Pup yields the protein MAGQEQQQPQSRDSQVDEDIPEAPPAPPEAQASAATEGVDDLLDEIDGVLESNAEEFVRAFVQKGGQ from the coding sequence ATGGCAGGCCAGGAGCAGCAGCAGCCACAATCGCGCGACAGCCAGGTCGACGAGGACATTCCCGAGGCACCCCCGGCGCCGCCCGAAGCACAGGCATCAGCCGCCACCGAAGGCGTTGATGACCTCCTCGACGAAATCGACGGAGTCCTGGAATCCAACGCCGAGGAGTTCGTGCGCGCCTTCGTCCAAAAAGGCGGCCAGTAA
- the dop gene encoding depupylase/deamidase Dop: MTAAQEPAVGGALPAGGAMRVMGAETEYGIHAPTAPSANATMMSARVVQAYAQVTRQRAAGGAETRWDYTDEEPLHDARGWTVDRASAHPSQLTDQPPVLDAEAVALAYGREELELDGQDESGTLLMNMVLGNGARLYVDHAHPEYSSPEVTNPRDAVTWDAAGDLVALATVRRLAADPDLPPVNLYKNNTDNKSVSYGSHENYLMPRSVPFGDIVRGLTPFFVSRQILCGSGRVGIGQDASTPGYQISQRADFFEAEVGLETTIRRPIINTRDEPHATADKYRRLHVIIGDANLSQVSNYLKFGTTSMVLSLIEAGLAPKIEVHEPVPALQAISHDTSLTATVRLLDGRRVTALDLQWMYHEAAAKLAQDTGVGDALDGDGHTHDVLDRWATVLTQLDNDRAAAASSVEWVAKLSLLEGYRQRDGLEWNDARLGLIDLQWADIRPEKGLYYRLLARNRMDRIVDDGVIAAAVGQPPSDTRAFFRGKCISSFGKDVVGASWDSVIFDVPGYGRLQRVPTREPLRGTKALTGALFERYRQAGPFLGELLGHSTTPPAA; this comes from the coding sequence ATGACGGCAGCGCAGGAACCCGCCGTCGGGGGCGCCCTCCCCGCGGGCGGGGCCATGCGTGTGATGGGAGCAGAAACCGAATACGGCATCCACGCCCCGACCGCCCCGTCCGCGAACGCCACCATGATGAGCGCCCGTGTGGTGCAGGCCTACGCCCAGGTAACACGCCAGCGTGCCGCCGGCGGGGCCGAAACCCGCTGGGACTATACGGACGAGGAGCCGCTGCACGATGCCCGCGGCTGGACGGTGGACAGGGCCTCGGCGCACCCCAGCCAGTTGACTGACCAGCCGCCGGTCCTGGACGCGGAAGCGGTCGCCCTGGCCTACGGCCGGGAGGAACTGGAGCTCGACGGGCAGGACGAGTCCGGCACTCTGTTAATGAACATGGTCCTGGGCAACGGGGCCAGGCTGTACGTGGACCACGCGCACCCCGAGTATTCAAGCCCCGAGGTCACCAACCCCCGGGACGCCGTCACCTGGGACGCCGCAGGAGACCTCGTCGCGCTTGCCACGGTACGCCGGCTGGCGGCGGACCCCGATCTTCCGCCGGTGAACCTCTATAAGAACAATACGGACAACAAATCGGTGTCCTACGGCTCGCACGAGAACTACCTCATGCCGCGGTCGGTACCGTTCGGAGACATCGTGCGGGGCCTGACACCCTTCTTTGTCAGCCGCCAGATCCTTTGCGGGTCCGGACGGGTGGGAATCGGGCAGGATGCATCCACCCCTGGTTACCAAATCAGCCAGCGGGCGGACTTCTTCGAAGCCGAAGTGGGCCTGGAAACCACCATCAGGCGTCCCATCATCAACACCAGGGACGAGCCGCACGCGACGGCGGACAAATACCGGCGGCTGCACGTCATCATTGGCGACGCCAACCTCAGCCAGGTCTCCAACTACCTGAAATTCGGGACCACGTCCATGGTCCTCAGCCTGATCGAGGCAGGGCTCGCACCGAAGATCGAGGTCCACGAACCTGTTCCCGCTCTGCAGGCAATAAGCCACGATACGTCGCTTACCGCCACCGTGAGGCTGCTGGACGGCAGGCGCGTCACGGCCCTGGACCTGCAATGGATGTACCACGAGGCGGCCGCCAAGCTGGCGCAGGACACCGGCGTCGGTGACGCACTGGACGGCGACGGGCACACCCATGACGTCCTGGACCGCTGGGCGACAGTCCTCACCCAGCTGGACAACGACCGTGCAGCTGCCGCCAGCTCTGTGGAATGGGTCGCCAAGCTCTCGCTCCTCGAAGGTTACCGCCAGCGCGACGGACTTGAGTGGAATGATGCCAGGCTCGGGCTGATCGACCTCCAATGGGCGGACATCAGGCCCGAGAAGGGCCTGTACTACCGTCTCCTGGCCAGGAACCGCATGGACAGGATCGTCGACGACGGCGTCATAGCGGCGGCGGTGGGACAGCCGCCGTCGGACACCCGCGCGTTCTTCCGCGGCAAGTGCATCAGCAGCTTCGGCAAGGACGTGGTGGGCGCCAGCTGGGACTCGGTCATCTTCGACGTCCCCGGCTACGGCAGGCTTCAGCGCGTCCCCACCCGGGAACCTTTGCGGGGAACCAAAGCGTTGACCGGAGCGTTGTTCGAACGCTACCGGCAGGCAGGCCCGTTCCTCGGGGAGTTGCTGGGCCACAGCACCACTCCGCCTGCGGCGTAA